The following proteins come from a genomic window of Haloplanus salinus:
- a CDS encoding histidine kinase N-terminal 7TM domain-containing protein, with product MSPYGISLSHSLLGAAALLIGAALTRSAWNRRSRPGARALATVGGLLTLGSIAFIIMFVYPARYQGLWIVTLYNTSGFVAVFAFLFAIRFTGRGQWLTRSVRTLLISLPIILLVVSFLPFELGVETTSQAGILTQRVIGLVSGVLTPLYAIAAAILLWAAISRDAVPYGQGLLPAGSLLVLALAPILSSVFAHSERIFPVLLLLAGGGLLATLRWYRPLEQLPVARPVVQSRIVDELSEPVVAIDRKDRVVDLNTAAEDTFGCEQPAVVGRPVRRIFDDAVRAHEERQLIRVSDGVLTVISEAISNTDGAPLGTVLLFRDATDQRLRERQTRMLTDFLSEVIGGQLNDIARLASSVEKQDSRNASGVAPSDAQVDPEAVGERIRTRSDLLLAVGKRAREMEQALAETSLEASSDLLAGVRTATTHSSIQADEHTVQATGESYTVAVPQSLLIAGLAAVFDAVTIRNRSVTISFEADVGERGANSGSVAGTESRTGSDSDESNRQLGPQWTVTAADDHGYDGVVYVDIRTKSRDEDADPVSEPTAEHPAAKLLSSIAIDAGGSVDVDGTPWEHLRLALPARKTRFEGER from the coding sequence ATGTCACCCTACGGGATTTCTCTCTCCCACTCACTACTTGGTGCCGCCGCTCTGTTGATCGGAGCTGCGCTCACTCGATCGGCGTGGAATCGACGAAGTAGGCCCGGAGCCAGAGCGCTAGCTACTGTTGGGGGTTTGCTCACCCTCGGTAGTATCGCTTTCATAATTATGTTCGTCTACCCGGCACGGTATCAGGGACTTTGGATCGTCACGTTGTACAACACCTCCGGGTTCGTCGCTGTTTTCGCGTTCCTGTTCGCTATCAGGTTTACCGGGCGCGGCCAGTGGCTCACGCGGTCGGTTCGAACGCTCTTGATATCGCTGCCAATTATATTGCTGGTAGTAAGTTTCCTCCCGTTCGAACTGGGTGTCGAGACGACATCGCAGGCGGGTATCCTCACTCAGCGCGTAATCGGACTCGTCTCCGGAGTGCTTACGCCGCTGTACGCTATCGCTGCCGCCATCCTTCTCTGGGCGGCAATCTCTCGAGACGCCGTGCCGTATGGACAGGGGCTCTTACCGGCTGGGTCACTTCTCGTGTTGGCCTTGGCCCCGATCCTGTCGTCGGTATTTGCCCACTCGGAACGGATCTTCCCTGTCCTCCTGCTCCTTGCAGGCGGCGGGCTCTTGGCCACGCTGCGCTGGTACCGGCCGTTGGAACAGCTTCCGGTTGCCCGGCCGGTAGTCCAGAGTCGTATCGTCGATGAGTTGTCGGAACCGGTCGTGGCGATTGATCGTAAGGACAGGGTGGTCGATCTCAACACTGCCGCCGAGGACACGTTCGGCTGCGAACAGCCGGCCGTGGTCGGACGGCCCGTCCGACGTATCTTCGACGATGCGGTGCGGGCACACGAGGAACGACAACTGATTCGGGTGAGCGATGGAGTCCTGACCGTCATCTCCGAGGCCATTAGCAATACCGACGGCGCTCCCCTCGGCACGGTACTGCTGTTCAGAGACGCGACCGACCAGCGGCTCCGCGAGCGACAAACGCGCATGCTGACCGACTTTCTCTCCGAAGTGATCGGAGGCCAGCTTAACGACATCGCACGGCTCGCATCGTCGGTTGAAAAACAGGACAGTCGTAACGCGTCCGGAGTCGCGCCAAGCGACGCGCAGGTCGATCCCGAGGCTGTGGGTGAACGAATCCGTACACGTAGCGACCTCCTTCTCGCAGTGGGGAAGCGTGCAAGAGAGATGGAACAAGCGCTCGCTGAGACTTCCTTGGAAGCCTCAAGCGACCTCTTGGCTGGGGTGCGGACCGCCACGACACACAGTTCGATACAGGCAGACGAGCACACCGTCCAGGCAACTGGCGAGTCGTACACTGTTGCAGTCCCACAGTCGCTGTTGATTGCGGGGCTCGCGGCCGTTTTCGACGCTGTCACGATCCGAAACCGTTCGGTGACCATCTCGTTTGAGGCCGACGTCGGAGAGCGGGGCGCAAACAGCGGATCGGTCGCGGGCACCGAGTCGAGAACTGGATCCGATTCGGACGAATCGAACCGCCAGTTGGGCCCACAATGGACCGTCACAGCAGCCGACGATCACGGGTACGATGGCGTCGTATACGTCGATATACGAACCAAGTCTCGCGACGAGGACGCCGATCCAGTGTCAGAACCGACCGCGGAGCATCCCGCAGCAAAGCTGCTCTCGTCGATTGCCATCGATGCTGGCGGGAGCGTGGATGTCGACGGGACCCCTTGGGAGCATCTCCGCTTGGCGCTTCCCGCACGCAAGACCCGGTTTGAGGGGGAGCGATGA
- a CDS encoding ATP-binding protein, translated as MIDPLVFVDTLLVVGLVTAGITAVARRPELGTTGLGVTAGCLAVVAALDVVVRLGVADIETLFSGVRVALFGASMAWLWFAVEHTGRGPELTRRRLFGGTGTAVGLVFATQLPVAVIQYTSTAIVNISATYGSVAGTFLLSQATLKRKLVPLWQGVLLPISGSSLVMIGFVASLTPLQDSIVQNLILATALGSGVPLAVSVFTEAAEDTTKQARLARGVVLGEISEAVIVTDTRGNIIYTNEAARQVFPGTQSRDPFGRDFESVIGVGPDELRDAPVDRELTTENGRRWFEVTHSPMTESNGDATGDIYIFRDVTARRSNQQRRNVLVRLLRHNLRNKVDVIRAHAELLSDQPERGKQIATSARELATTSETVTEMDQLLSQEHIGRERIEIGELTQEVGNLVADDFGGIVTVDAEPVTLYTDREAVRTIVAELVSNGMKHAEMDEPPVRISVRASAEHAVITIEDEGPGIPEQEYAVLGSMEQSQLHHGRGLGIWMVQWIVTRLGGTLSFDADSSGTVVTARLPRGDGKRDAQSNPHPTQD; from the coding sequence ATGATCGATCCGCTTGTCTTCGTCGACACCCTGCTCGTCGTGGGCCTGGTCACAGCCGGAATCACGGCTGTCGCCCGTCGGCCGGAACTCGGGACGACCGGTCTCGGTGTCACTGCTGGGTGTCTCGCCGTGGTCGCCGCTCTTGACGTGGTCGTCCGTCTGGGAGTCGCTGATATCGAGACGCTGTTCAGCGGTGTGAGAGTCGCCCTGTTCGGGGCGTCGATGGCCTGGTTGTGGTTCGCAGTCGAACACACCGGTCGCGGTCCAGAACTCACGCGCAGGCGATTGTTCGGTGGCACCGGGACGGCTGTCGGCCTGGTGTTCGCGACGCAACTACCAGTGGCAGTGATCCAGTACACCTCGACGGCCATCGTCAACATCTCAGCAACGTACGGGAGTGTCGCGGGAACCTTTCTGCTCTCACAGGCGACACTCAAGCGTAAATTGGTCCCTCTGTGGCAAGGCGTTCTACTCCCAATTAGCGGTAGCAGTCTCGTTATGATCGGGTTCGTGGCGTCACTCACACCTCTGCAAGACAGTATCGTCCAGAATCTCATCTTGGCCACCGCCCTCGGCTCTGGAGTGCCATTAGCGGTAAGCGTGTTCACCGAAGCAGCCGAAGACACCACGAAACAGGCACGGTTGGCCCGCGGCGTGGTTCTCGGAGAAATTTCGGAAGCCGTGATCGTAACGGATACGCGTGGAAATATTATCTATACGAACGAAGCCGCGAGGCAGGTGTTTCCCGGGACACAGTCTCGAGACCCCTTCGGACGTGATTTCGAGTCGGTCATCGGGGTTGGACCCGATGAACTCCGTGATGCTCCTGTCGACCGTGAGCTGACGACCGAAAACGGCCGCCGATGGTTCGAGGTGACACACAGCCCGATGACGGAATCGAACGGTGACGCGACCGGGGACATCTACATCTTCCGTGACGTTACAGCACGGCGGAGCAACCAGCAGCGGAGAAACGTTCTCGTGAGGCTCTTGCGTCACAACCTCCGTAACAAAGTAGACGTGATCCGTGCACACGCGGAACTCCTTTCTGACCAGCCGGAACGTGGTAAACAGATCGCGACTTCCGCCAGAGAGCTCGCGACGACGAGCGAGACCGTCACCGAGATGGACCAACTCCTCTCGCAGGAGCACATCGGCCGGGAACGGATCGAAATCGGAGAACTCACCCAGGAGGTAGGAAATCTGGTCGCCGACGATTTCGGAGGGATCGTGACCGTCGACGCGGAGCCGGTGACGCTGTACACCGATCGTGAGGCTGTCCGGACCATTGTGGCCGAACTCGTCAGCAACGGCATGAAACACGCCGAGATGGACGAGCCACCCGTTCGGATCTCAGTTCGCGCATCCGCCGAACACGCTGTGATTACGATCGAAGACGAAGGACCAGGCATCCCCGAACAGGAGTATGCTGTGCTTGGATCCATGGAACAGTCACAGCTCCATCACGGGCGGGGGCTGGGCATCTGGATGGTCCAGTGGATCGTCACCCGACTCGGCGGTACGCTTTCGTTCGACGCCGACAGCTCCGGAACCGTCGTAACCGCTCGACTTCCACGTGGTGACGGCAAACGTGACGCTCAATCTAACCCTCACCCCACGCAAGATTAA
- a CDS encoding TrmB family transcriptional regulator encodes MLKQLGLKEYESKSFVALARRQRGTAKDISETSEVPRTRVYDAIRVLESKGLVETQHSNPQMFRAVSIDEAVNTLQSEYVERTESLRSALSGLEPTDEGDSTETTHEVWSISGDKGITSRTQQLVEGATEELMLVIGHESIFTEQLAEQLRSAQERDVNVIIGTVDEELRATIQDALPDTEVFVSGLDWLSRSPLPDDDTEISRLLLADREAILISSFTEARADSREHERGVFGRGFDNGLVAITRRLMATGLLPVNDPEAEEA; translated from the coding sequence TTGCTCAAACAACTCGGGCTCAAAGAGTACGAATCCAAGTCCTTCGTGGCGCTCGCACGCCGGCAGCGCGGGACGGCCAAGGACATCAGCGAGACCTCCGAAGTGCCCCGGACGCGCGTCTACGACGCGATTCGCGTGCTAGAATCGAAAGGACTGGTAGAGACGCAGCACTCAAACCCGCAGATGTTTCGAGCGGTCTCTATCGACGAGGCTGTCAACACCCTCCAGTCGGAGTACGTCGAGCGCACTGAGTCACTCCGGAGTGCTCTGAGCGGGCTCGAGCCAACTGACGAAGGGGATTCGACGGAGACCACACACGAGGTGTGGTCCATCTCGGGCGATAAGGGCATTACGAGCCGGACACAGCAGTTGGTCGAGGGTGCGACAGAAGAGTTAATGCTCGTGATCGGGCACGAGAGTATTTTCACCGAGCAGCTGGCCGAACAGCTGCGGTCAGCCCAGGAACGAGATGTAAACGTCATCATCGGGACGGTCGATGAAGAGCTCCGGGCCACGATTCAGGATGCCCTTCCGGATACCGAAGTGTTTGTCTCGGGGTTGGACTGGTTGAGCCGGTCACCCCTTCCCGATGACGATACCGAAATCAGTCGGCTGTTACTGGCCGACCGTGAGGCGATCTTGATAAGTTCGTTCACCGAAGCCAGGGCGGACAGCCGTGAGCACGAGCGAGGTGTCTTCGGCCGCGGATTCGACAACGGGCTGGTCGCAATCACGCGACGGCTGATGGCGACGGGATTGCTGCCTGTGAACGACCCCGAAGCTGAGGAGGCCTGA